In one window of Brenneria goodwinii DNA:
- a CDS encoding biotin-dependent carboxyltransferase family protein: MNVMHIERPGFLTTFQDSGRRGFQKYGVPVGGPMDEWAHSVANALVGNAPDAAVLECTLTGPCLRFTENTVIALCGARMQVSAAGVALPYDRAILLRRGTLLEVGPRQRGARLYLAVRGAPSMAPVLGSRSTNLRARFGGVEGRALAAGDAVGFASVGDRLPIEIRMVNSSLPVLLAPEIDADTAPREEMPLRMVCGAHWAAFDAAAQAALTANDFVMQADSDRQGLRLQGPPLGLRAPLEVVSEATVFGTVQVPPDGNPIVLMADRQSAGGYPKIATVAGVDLPALAQRVPGEALRFTQIGQDAAETLWLARCRKLAALADRAAEALRR; encoded by the coding sequence ATGAATGTCATGCACATCGAGCGTCCGGGGTTTCTGACTACTTTTCAGGATAGCGGGCGGCGCGGTTTCCAGAAATATGGCGTACCGGTCGGGGGGCCGATGGATGAGTGGGCCCACTCGGTAGCCAATGCGTTGGTGGGCAATGCGCCGGATGCCGCCGTGCTTGAATGCACGCTCACTGGGCCGTGCCTGCGCTTTACGGAAAACACCGTGATCGCTCTGTGCGGTGCGCGCATGCAGGTGAGCGCCGCTGGCGTAGCGCTGCCGTATGACCGCGCCATTCTACTGCGGCGCGGCACGCTGCTGGAAGTAGGGCCGCGCCAGCGCGGCGCTCGCCTATATCTAGCGGTACGCGGCGCACCAAGCATGGCGCCGGTGTTAGGCAGCCGCAGCACCAATCTGCGCGCTCGCTTCGGCGGCGTTGAGGGGCGAGCGCTGGCCGCCGGCGATGCGGTGGGGTTTGCGTCCGTCGGCGACAGGCTGCCGATCGAGATACGTATGGTGAACAGCTCGTTGCCGGTGCTGCTGGCGCCGGAAATCGATGCCGATACCGCGCCGCGTGAGGAGATGCCGTTACGCATGGTGTGCGGAGCGCATTGGGCGGCCTTCGATGCGGCGGCACAGGCGGCGCTGACGGCAAATGATTTTGTCATGCAGGCGGACTCGGATCGGCAAGGGCTTCGCCTGCAGGGGCCGCCCTTGGGCTTGCGCGCACCGCTGGAAGTGGTTTCCGAGGCGACGGTGTTCGGCACCGTGCAGGTGCCGCCGGATGGTAATCCCATTGTCCTGATGGCGGATCGCCAGAGCGCCGGGGGCTATCCGAAGATTGCCACGGTGGCCGGTGTGGATCTGCCGGCGCTGGCGCAGCGCGTGCCTGGCGAGGCGCTGCGCTTTACGCAGATCGGGCAGGATGCGGCGGAAACGCTGTGGTTAGCGCGTTGCCGAAAACTGGCGGCGCTGGCGGACAGGGCGGCGGAAGCGCTGCGGCGCTGA
- a CDS encoding ABC transporter ATP-binding protein encodes MSDNNIAAPQRAAGQEPLLSIRNLSIALPRGGDRPYAVQGLNYDIHPGEILCVVGESGSGKSMSANAIMGLLPSYLTPESGEILLAGLDLLRQPEEKLRAMRGKDMAMIFQEPLSALNPLMTVGDQIAEVMRVHKSYPGAEAERRVLELLEFVGLPEPEQIRHSWPFRLSGGQRQRVVIAMALALEPKLLIADEPTTALDVTTQAQILELIARIQREKGMAVMFVTHDFGVVAEIADHVAVMEKGLLVEQGPADDVLNRPQHPYTRRLIGSVPHGRAAPHEMPSGQNHVVLEVRELRKTYRGGGGWFKPRRVVHAVDGVSFKVMHGETVGIVGESGSGKSTIGRCLLKLTDIDSGQMLFHGQDIAKLSESQFRPLRSSIQMIFQDPFASLNPRQTVGKILCDGPVANGVPRHHAEARARELLELVELEASAFSRYPNEFSGGQRQRIGIARALALEPQLIVADESVSALDVSVQAQVLRLLRDVQRKMNLALIFVTHDLRVAAHICDRLLVMHRGRIVEQGVPTQIFNAPVAPYTQQLIAAVPGRHWDPAAVALE; translated from the coding sequence ATGAGTGATAACAACATTGCGGCGCCGCAACGCGCCGCCGGCCAGGAGCCATTGCTTTCCATCCGCAATCTTTCCATCGCGCTGCCGCGCGGCGGCGATCGACCGTATGCTGTGCAGGGTCTTAATTACGACATCCATCCCGGTGAGATCCTCTGCGTGGTCGGCGAATCCGGCTCGGGCAAATCCATGAGCGCGAATGCCATCATGGGCCTGCTGCCATCCTATCTCACGCCGGAGAGCGGCGAGATCCTCCTGGCCGGCCTGGATCTGCTGCGTCAGCCAGAGGAAAAGCTGCGCGCCATGCGCGGCAAGGATATGGCGATGATTTTCCAGGAGCCGCTCTCGGCGCTCAACCCGCTGATGACGGTAGGCGATCAGATCGCCGAGGTGATGCGCGTGCACAAATCCTATCCGGGAGCCGAGGCGGAGCGCCGCGTGCTCGAACTGCTTGAATTCGTCGGCCTTCCGGAGCCTGAGCAGATCCGCCACAGCTGGCCTTTCCGTCTCTCCGGCGGGCAACGTCAGCGCGTGGTGATCGCGATGGCGCTGGCGTTGGAGCCGAAGCTGCTGATCGCCGATGAACCGACCACTGCGCTGGACGTCACCACGCAGGCGCAGATCCTCGAACTGATCGCGCGCATCCAGCGCGAAAAAGGCATGGCGGTGATGTTCGTAACGCACGATTTTGGCGTAGTGGCGGAGATCGCCGATCATGTCGCGGTCATGGAAAAGGGCCTGCTTGTGGAGCAGGGACCGGCGGACGACGTGCTTAATCGCCCGCAGCACCCTTACACGCGCCGTTTGATCGGCTCGGTGCCGCACGGTCGCGCTGCGCCGCACGAAATGCCGTCGGGACAGAATCATGTGGTGCTGGAGGTGCGCGAGCTGCGTAAGACCTATCGCGGCGGCGGCGGCTGGTTCAAACCCCGGCGCGTGGTGCACGCCGTCGACGGGGTGTCGTTCAAGGTGATGCATGGCGAGACGGTGGGCATCGTCGGCGAATCAGGCTCCGGCAAATCGACCATCGGCCGCTGTTTGCTCAAGCTCACCGATATCGATAGCGGGCAGATGTTGTTCCACGGTCAGGATATCGCCAAGCTCTCGGAATCGCAGTTCCGCCCGCTACGCTCTTCGATCCAGATGATTTTCCAGGATCCGTTCGCCTCGCTTAATCCGCGCCAGACGGTGGGCAAGATCCTCTGCGACGGCCCGGTGGCCAACGGCGTGCCGCGCCATCATGCGGAAGCCCGGGCGCGCGAACTGCTGGAACTGGTGGAGCTGGAGGCTTCCGCCTTCTCGCGCTATCCCAATGAATTTTCCGGTGGGCAGCGCCAGCGCATCGGCATCGCCCGTGCCTTGGCGCTGGAGCCGCAGCTCATTGTGGCCGACGAATCGGTATCGGCCCTTGATGTATCGGTGCAGGCCCAGGTGCTGCGCCTGCTGCGTGATGTACAGCGCAAAATGAATCTGGCGTTGATCTTCGTGACACACGATCTGCGCGTGGCTGCTCACATCTGCGACCGCTTGCTTGTTATGCACCGTGGACGCATCGTCGAGCAGGGCGTGCCGACGCAAATCTTCAATGCCCCGGTGGCTCCTTATACGCAGCAGCTTATCGCCGCGGTGCCGGGGCGACACTGGGATCCCGCCGCTGTAGCCTTGGAGTGA
- a CDS encoding LamB/YcsF family protein has product MASIDINCDMGESFGAWNMGDDALLMQYISSANIACGFHAGDPDVMLETVRRALACNVAIGAHPGLPDLQGFGRREMALAPSQVYALVAYQVGALYGVARAQGGSLHHVKTHGALYGMTARQPEMARAVAQAVYDIDATLPVYVANANMAQAVRERGLPVVYEVYADRSYQDDGTLTPRNLPNAMIEDVDQAIAQVLQMVHTGTVTALSGKRVPIDADTLCIHGDQAGAANFAAHIRSALLAEGIEVRTP; this is encoded by the coding sequence GTGGCATCAATCGATATCAATTGCGACATGGGCGAGAGTTTCGGTGCCTGGAACATGGGCGACGACGCACTGCTCATGCAATACATAAGCTCGGCCAACATCGCCTGTGGATTTCACGCGGGCGACCCCGATGTCATGCTGGAAACGGTGCGCCGCGCGCTGGCCTGCAACGTGGCTATCGGCGCGCATCCCGGTCTGCCTGACCTGCAGGGTTTTGGGCGCCGCGAGATGGCGCTGGCGCCGAGCCAGGTGTACGCCCTTGTAGCCTATCAGGTGGGCGCGCTGTATGGCGTGGCCCGCGCCCAGGGCGGCAGCCTGCATCACGTGAAGACGCATGGCGCGCTCTACGGCATGACGGCGCGCCAACCCGAGATGGCCCGCGCAGTGGCGCAGGCGGTGTATGACATTGACGCCACTCTGCCGGTGTACGTCGCCAATGCGAACATGGCGCAGGCCGTGCGCGAACGTGGCCTGCCGGTGGTCTACGAAGTGTATGCCGACCGTAGCTATCAGGACGATGGCACGCTTACGCCACGCAACCTGCCCAACGCGATGATCGAGGATGTCGATCAAGCCATTGCGCAGGTTCTCCAGATGGTGCATACCGGCACAGTCACGGCACTCTCCGGCAAACGTGTGCCGATTGACGCCGACACCCTGTGCATCCATGGCGACCAAGCCGGCGCGGCGAACTTTGCCGCCCACATTCGCTCGGCCCTGCTGGCCGAAGGAATCGAGGTCCGAACGCCGTAA
- a CDS encoding ABC transporter permease: MNTLSFLVARMGKAILVVLGVVIINFMLIRLAPGDPAAVLAGESGSSDPAYVEQLRHQFGLDQPVYVQLGTYLKGMAHFDLGFSYRERLPVLDLILDRLPATLLLMVCAFLFSVIFGVLAGVIASRARYRGKYQWLDSVIMTLALVVYATPQFWLALLAIIFFSLQLGWLPAFGMETVAGGLHGWARIKDVGLHLILPTLSLGCFFMSVYARLVRASMLEVLGQDFIKTARAKGVPVGEIIGRHALRNALLPVVTFAGIQLGQMAGGAVLTETVFGWPGIGRLMFDSLIQRDYQLLLGVFLMTSTMVVIFNLITDLIYRFIDPRIQ, translated from the coding sequence ATGAATACATTGTCCTTCCTGGTTGCTCGCATGGGAAAGGCGATCCTGGTTGTGCTTGGCGTGGTGATCATCAATTTCATGTTGATCCGATTGGCGCCAGGGGATCCCGCCGCTGTGCTGGCCGGTGAGTCCGGCTCCTCCGATCCGGCCTATGTCGAACAGTTGCGCCATCAGTTCGGGCTGGATCAGCCGGTGTACGTCCAGCTCGGCACCTATCTGAAGGGAATGGCTCATTTCGATCTGGGTTTTTCCTATCGAGAACGCCTTCCCGTGCTGGACCTGATCCTCGATCGCCTTCCGGCCACGCTTCTGCTGATGGTCTGCGCCTTTCTGTTTTCGGTGATCTTCGGCGTGCTCGCCGGCGTGATCGCCTCGCGGGCGCGATACCGCGGCAAATATCAATGGCTAGACAGCGTGATCATGACGTTGGCGCTGGTGGTATACGCTACCCCGCAATTCTGGCTGGCGCTGCTGGCCATCATCTTCTTTTCATTGCAGCTTGGCTGGTTGCCCGCTTTCGGCATGGAAACCGTGGCCGGCGGCTTGCATGGCTGGGCGCGGATCAAGGATGTGGGTCTGCACTTGATCCTGCCGACGCTTTCGCTGGGCTGCTTCTTCATGTCGGTGTACGCCCGGCTGGTGCGGGCCTCGATGCTTGAGGTGCTCGGCCAGGATTTCATCAAGACGGCGCGCGCCAAGGGCGTACCGGTGGGCGAGATCATCGGCCGCCACGCGCTACGCAATGCGCTGCTGCCGGTGGTGACTTTCGCCGGCATCCAGCTCGGCCAGATGGCAGGCGGCGCGGTGCTCACCGAGACGGTGTTCGGCTGGCCCGGCATCGGCCGCCTGATGTTCGATTCGTTGATCCAGCGTGATTATCAACTCCTCCTTGGGGTGTTCCTGATGACCTCAACTATGGTGGTGATCTTCAACCTTATCACCGATCTCATCTATCGCTTCATCGATCCTCGGATCCAGTAA
- a CDS encoding ABC transporter permease, which translates to MKKFFIHFLSNRGAAVGLVILLLVILMAIFASFFYTDSPWMMVAEPLIPPFTNLDYPLGTDMLGRDLAAGLAYGARVSLLIGIVSTAVAVVVGIFIGAIAGYYGRWLDDVLMRFTEFFQTIPHLAMALVLVAIFKPSTLSIVASIAVVSWPPVARLVRSEFMSLKQREFVQAAIVIGQVPGRIIFTQILPNAASPIIVTASLMTATAILVESSLSFLGLGDRNYMSWGFMIGAARTMLREAPWMSLWPGLFIMLTVLAINLIGEGLNDALNPQLRKRGA; encoded by the coding sequence ATGAAAAAGTTTTTTATCCATTTCCTATCCAACCGTGGGGCCGCCGTCGGGCTGGTGATCCTGCTGCTGGTGATCCTTATGGCGATCTTCGCCTCGTTCTTCTATACCGATTCGCCCTGGATGATGGTGGCCGAGCCGCTGATCCCGCCCTTCACCAATCTGGATTACCCGCTGGGCACCGACATGCTTGGCCGCGATTTGGCCGCAGGGTTGGCCTATGGGGCGCGCGTATCGCTGCTCATCGGCATTGTCTCGACCGCCGTGGCGGTGGTGGTGGGCATCTTCATCGGCGCCATCGCCGGCTACTATGGCCGCTGGCTCGACGACGTGCTGATGCGCTTCACCGAGTTCTTCCAGACCATCCCGCATCTGGCTATGGCCCTGGTTCTGGTGGCGATTTTCAAGCCTTCCACGCTTTCCATCGTCGCCTCCATCGCGGTAGTCTCCTGGCCGCCGGTGGCGCGGCTGGTGCGCAGCGAGTTCATGAGTCTAAAGCAGCGCGAGTTCGTGCAGGCCGCCATCGTCATCGGGCAGGTGCCGGGGCGTATCATCTTCACGCAGATCCTGCCTAACGCCGCTTCGCCGATCATCGTCACCGCCTCGTTGATGACGGCCACGGCGATCTTGGTGGAATCCTCGTTGTCCTTTCTCGGACTGGGCGATCGCAACTACATGAGCTGGGGCTTCATGATCGGGGCCGCCCGCACGATGTTGCGTGAAGCGCCCTGGATGAGCCTGTGGCCGGGTCTGTTCATCATGCTCACGGTGCTGGCGATCAATCTCATCGGCGAAGGTCTCAACGATGCCCTCAACCCCCAACTGCGTAAGCGCGGCGCCTGA
- a CDS encoding Zn-dependent hydrolase: MLTNLNLAPDMELAEKLFTALRDCGFDGRGITRDPYGAGEQRAHELMAAEAQRLGLTVQRDAALNLYITYPGSDPEAPVVMTGSHLDSVPCGGNFDGAAGVVAGMAILSAWVSAGVRPRHRVCVIGIRAEESAWFPVSYVGSKAAFGILEPSALQSRRVDTGVTLAEHLERLGGAPQKVAAGQGYLQPAQIDSFIELHIEQGPVLLGGEIPLGVVSGICGSLRYREAQVLGRYAHSGATPRLFRQDAVVAFSGLVTRLQQRWAEMEAQGHELTLTLGKVNTDAVQADFSKVCGQVRFCIDIRSRHPETLQHMDRKIHAVVKELESEYGVSFVLGPQSGSQPAVMDAALQATLSDAAMALKAPYRVMPSGAGHDAAIFANRGIPTAMLFVRNAHGSHNPEEALDMNDFRDAADALGRVLAQRSGASVGMVKEIM; encoded by the coding sequence GTGTTGACCAATCTCAATTTAGCGCCAGACATGGAACTGGCTGAAAAACTTTTTACTGCGCTGCGAGACTGCGGTTTCGACGGGCGCGGCATCACTCGCGATCCCTATGGCGCCGGCGAGCAGCGCGCGCACGAATTGATGGCTGCCGAGGCGCAACGCCTGGGGCTGACGGTGCAGCGCGATGCGGCGCTGAACCTCTATATCACCTATCCGGGCAGCGATCCGGAAGCGCCGGTGGTGATGACCGGCTCGCATCTGGATTCGGTACCGTGCGGCGGCAACTTCGATGGCGCCGCCGGTGTGGTGGCCGGTATGGCGATCCTCTCGGCATGGGTGAGCGCCGGGGTGCGGCCCCGACACAGAGTGTGCGTGATAGGTATCCGCGCCGAGGAAAGCGCGTGGTTTCCAGTGTCGTACGTGGGCAGCAAGGCGGCCTTCGGCATCCTGGAGCCTTCCGCGCTGCAGAGCCGCCGAGTGGATACGGGCGTGACGCTGGCCGAGCATTTGGAGCGCCTGGGCGGCGCACCGCAAAAGGTGGCGGCCGGACAGGGATATCTGCAGCCGGCGCAGATCGACAGTTTCATCGAACTGCACATCGAACAAGGCCCGGTACTGTTGGGCGGCGAAATTCCGCTCGGCGTGGTCAGCGGTATTTGCGGCAGCCTACGCTACCGCGAAGCGCAGGTGCTAGGACGTTATGCGCATTCCGGCGCCACCCCACGCCTGTTCCGTCAGGATGCGGTGGTGGCCTTCTCCGGGCTGGTGACGCGTCTGCAGCAGCGCTGGGCGGAGATGGAGGCGCAGGGCCATGAGTTGACGCTGACCCTGGGCAAGGTCAACACCGATGCGGTGCAGGCTGACTTCAGCAAGGTTTGCGGACAGGTACGCTTCTGTATCGACATCCGCTCACGCCACCCGGAAACGCTGCAGCACATGGACCGCAAGATCCATGCCGTGGTCAAGGAACTGGAGAGCGAATACGGCGTGAGCTTCGTGCTTGGCCCGCAGTCGGGCAGTCAGCCGGCGGTGATGGATGCCGCTCTGCAGGCGACGCTGAGCGATGCGGCGATGGCACTGAAGGCACCCTACCGGGTCATGCCCAGCGGCGCCGGCCACGATGCGGCGATCTTCGCTAACCGGGGAATCCCGACGGCGATGCTGTTCGTGCGCAACGCGCATGGCAGTCACAATCCGGAAGAAGCCCTGGACATGAACGATTTCCGCGATGCCGCTGATGCTCTCGGCCGGGTGTTGGCGCAGCGATCCGGCGCCAGTGTGGGCATGGTAAAGGAGATTATGTGA
- a CDS encoding ABC transporter substrate-binding protein has translation MSSIHHPGRKVGLLKGLAGALALCVGLSTTSEASEPLHGGVLRTIVTPEPPTLMLGLNQQSPTQLVAGKIYESLLRWTPDLKPIPCLAKSWTISEDGKVYTFELQSDVKWQDGEPFTADDVVFSIDKFLRSEHPRARVIIDQFVDSVKALSPTEVEIRLKEPFAPFLKSFVSDNMPMVPKHIYDGTDYKSNPANQHPIGTGPFMFKEWKKGSYVILERNPNYWEKGKPYLDSVVFNVIPDAASRALAFERGDVQMVSANDIDGVDVGRLSKLPGVKYSTEGWEMFAKQAYIQMNFDRKPFDNIKVRQAVMMAINRDFVVKNIFFGLGKVATGPISSATPFYEPNVRKYPFDIKQARELIKESGVDVSKTPIKILAYPYGAAWDRLTEYTRQCLQQLGFQVEIESADAGTWANRVSNFDFDLTFSYTSQYGDPALGVARLYLTRNIVKGSAFVNNQGYRNPTLDKMWDEAASSTSENERQRLYSAIQKQLVDDVANGYLFELVIPTLYSQKVHNMITSATGVNDNFADVWMDK, from the coding sequence ATGTCTAGCATTCATCATCCGGGTCGCAAAGTCGGCCTTCTGAAAGGATTGGCCGGCGCGCTGGCGCTCTGTGTCGGTTTGAGCACTACAAGTGAGGCCAGCGAACCGTTGCACGGCGGGGTGTTGCGCACCATCGTGACACCAGAGCCGCCCACGTTGATGCTGGGACTCAACCAGCAATCCCCGACGCAGCTTGTGGCTGGCAAGATTTACGAAAGCCTCCTGCGCTGGACGCCGGATCTCAAGCCGATTCCCTGTCTCGCTAAGTCCTGGACCATCTCGGAGGATGGCAAAGTGTACACCTTCGAGCTGCAGAGCGACGTCAAATGGCAGGACGGCGAGCCCTTCACGGCGGATGACGTGGTGTTTTCCATCGATAAATTCCTGCGTTCCGAACACCCGCGGGCGCGTGTGATTATCGATCAATTCGTTGATTCAGTGAAGGCGCTCTCGCCGACCGAGGTGGAGATCCGTCTCAAAGAGCCATTCGCCCCGTTCCTCAAATCTTTTGTCAGCGACAACATGCCGATGGTGCCCAAACACATCTATGACGGCACGGATTACAAGAGTAACCCCGCCAACCAGCACCCGATCGGCACAGGCCCCTTCATGTTTAAGGAGTGGAAAAAGGGCTCCTACGTGATCCTTGAGCGCAACCCGAACTACTGGGAGAAGGGCAAGCCTTATCTGGACAGCGTTGTCTTCAACGTGATCCCGGATGCCGCCTCGCGCGCCCTGGCCTTTGAACGCGGCGACGTGCAGATGGTTAGCGCCAACGACATCGACGGCGTCGATGTCGGCCGTCTGAGCAAGCTGCCTGGCGTGAAGTATTCCACCGAGGGCTGGGAGATGTTCGCCAAACAGGCCTACATCCAGATGAACTTCGATCGCAAACCCTTTGACAACATCAAGGTACGCCAGGCAGTGATGATGGCGATCAACCGCGATTTCGTGGTCAAGAACATCTTCTTCGGTCTGGGTAAGGTCGCCACCGGCCCCATCTCCTCGGCCACACCATTCTACGAGCCGAACGTCCGCAAGTATCCATTCGATATCAAGCAGGCGCGTGAGCTGATCAAAGAATCCGGTGTCGATGTCTCCAAGACGCCGATCAAGATCCTGGCCTATCCGTATGGCGCCGCGTGGGATCGCCTCACCGAATACACCCGCCAATGCCTCCAGCAGCTTGGCTTTCAAGTGGAGATAGAATCGGCGGATGCCGGCACCTGGGCCAATCGCGTTTCGAACTTCGACTTCGACCTAACCTTCAGCTACACCTCGCAGTACGGCGACCCGGCGCTCGGCGTGGCCCGCCTGTACCTGACGCGCAACATCGTCAAGGGATCGGCCTTCGTCAACAACCAGGGCTACCGCAATCCGACGCTCGACAAAATGTGGGATGAGGCAGCCTCCTCCACCTCGGAAAACGAACGCCAGAGGCTTTACTCCGCCATCCAGAAGCAACTGGTTGATGATGTGGCCAATGGCTATCTGTTCGAGCTGGTGATCCCCACGCTGTACAGCCAAAAGGTGCATAACATGATCACCAGCGCCACCGGTGTGAACGACAACTTTGCCGATGTATGGATGGACAAGTAA